A window of the Hevea brasiliensis isolate MT/VB/25A 57/8 chromosome 6, ASM3005281v1, whole genome shotgun sequence genome harbors these coding sequences:
- the LOC110634641 gene encoding uncharacterized protein C630.12-like isoform X3, with translation MILFVALTVVLQSSIRYQNYVTEESSYKLLELVKSALIVSGHDHDQCTVVHDSKFGPVTEPTLGTISWQRGNLYPSFMLLSVSNSANANVSTPEDPLISQPCFLPQQTHIYIWGNAVIRPTARKNISQEMEVSMNFDINVEVGNDPNIKLPHRTSKSKTSIIIQRLMRTFRKVTVIAAVNVPIYMMLLFKDWIDQ, from the exons ATGATACTCTTTGTGGCCCTCACCGTAGTTCTCCAATCATCAATCAG GTACCAGAATTATGTTACTGAGGAATCCTCGTACAAATTGCTGGAGTTAGTGAAGTCT GCATTAATTGTATCAGGACATGATCATGACCAGTGTACAGTGGTACATGACTCAAAATTTGGGCCCGTAACAGAG CCCACTTTAGGGACCATAAGCTGGCAGCGGGGAAACTTGTATCCATCTTTCATGCTATTATCTGTTAGTAACTCAGCAAATGCCAATGTTTCCACTCCAGAAGATCCATTAATTTCTCAACCATGCTTTCTTCCACAGCAAACGCACATTTACATATG GGGTAATGCTGTGATACGGCCAACAGCAAGAAAAAACATTTCTCAGGAGATGGAGGTTTCTATGAACTTCGACATCAATGTAGAGGTTGGAAATGATCCAAACATAAAATTACCACATAGAACAAGCAAATCAAAGACAAGTATCATTATCCAAAGACTAATGAGGACCTTCAGAAAGGTGACAGTCATTGCTGCGGTAAATGTACCTATATACATGATGTTGCTCTTCAAAGACTGGATCGACCAGTGA
- the LOC110634631 gene encoding ATPase 10, plasma membrane-type-like, translating into MAEDLDKPLPDPENFNGEGIDLERLPLEEVFEQLKASRGGLSTEDAEVRLQIFGPNKLEEKPENKFLKFLSFMWNPLSWVMEAAAIMAIVLANGGGEGPDWQDFAGIICLLLINSTISFIEENNAGNAAAALMARLAPKTKVLRDGQWQEQDAAILVPGDIVSIKLGDIIPADARLLEGDPLKIDQSALTGESLPVTKRTGDEVFSGSTCKHGEIEAVVIATGVNTFFGKAAHLVDSTEVVGHFQKVLTSIGNFCICSIAVGMILEIIVMFPIQKRSYRDGINNLLVLLIGGIPIAMPTGLSVTLAIGSHRLSQQGAITKRMTAIEEMAGMDVLCSDKTGTLTLNRLTVDRNLIEVFSKDMDRETIVLLAARASRLESSILNLCQEKDQIAGKVHTIIGKFAERGLRSLGVAFQEVPEKTKDSPGGPWKFCGLLALFDPPRHDSAETIRRALNLGVDVKMITGDQLAIAKETGRRLGMGTNMYPSSSLLGRDKDENEALPVDELLEKADGFVGVFPRHKYEIVKILQEKKHVVGMTGDGVNDTPALKKADIGIAVADSTDAARSAADLVLTEPGLSVIVSGVLTSRAIFKRMKNYTIYAVSITIRMVLGFVLLALIWEYDFPPFMVLIIAILNDDRVKPFPRPDSWKLPEIFATGIVIGTYLALVTVMFYWVVIDTNCFERTFHVRSLSSNTEEVSSAVYLQVSIIGQALIFVTRSQSWSFMERPGVLLMCAFVVAQLISFSQSMLQ; encoded by the exons ATGGCTGAGGATCTGGATAAACCATTGCCGGATCCTGAGAACTTCAATGGAGAGGGAATTGATTTG gaacgCTTGCCATTGGAAGAAGTTTTCGAACAATTGAAAGCTTCAAGGGGAGGACTTTCAACTGAAGATGCTGAAGTCCGATTGCAGATTTTTGGCCCAAACAAACTTGAAGAGAAGCCA GAGAACAAGTTTCTGAAGTTCCTCAGTTTTATGTGGAATCCCTTATCATGGGTTATGGAAGCTGCAGCAATAATGGCAATTGTCCTTGCTAATGGTGGA GGGGAAGGTCCTGATTGGCAGGATTTTGCAGGGATTATTTGCCTACTGTTAATAAATTCAACAATTAGTTTTATAGAAGAAAATAATGCTGGGAATGCTGCAGCTGCACTTATGGCACGTTTGGCTCCCAAAACAAAG GTTCTCAGAGATGGACAGTGGCAAGAGCAAGATGCAGCAATTTTAGTACCAGGAGATATAGTTAGCATTAAGCTTGGGGATATCATCCCAGCAGATGCTCGACTGCTCGAAGGAGATCCACTAAAAATTGACCAG TCAGCTCTTACTGGAGAATCTCTCCCTGTCACCAAGAGGACGGGTGATGAAGTATTTTCTGGTTCAACATGCAAGCATGGTGAAATTGAAGCTGTGGTTATAGCAACTGGAGTTAACACCTTCTTTGGAAAAGCAGCACATCTAGTGGATTCCACTGAAGTTGTTGGGCATTTCCAGAA GGTCCTTACCTCCATTGGGAATTTCTGTATTTGCTCTATAGCTGTGGGAATGATTCTTGAAATCATTGTCATGTTTCCAATACAAAAACGATCATACAGAGATGGAATCAACAACCTCCTTGTTCTCTTGATTGGAGGAATACCTATAGCTATGCCAACAGGGTTGTCTGTTACACTTGCAATTGGTTCTCATCGGCTATCTCAACAG ggtGCCATTACAAAGAGGATGACAGCAATTGAAGAAATGGCAGGAATGGATGTTCTCTGCAGTGACAAAACTGGAACTCTCACCTTGAATCGCCTCACAGTTGATCGCAACCTTATCGAG GTTTTTAGCAAAGATATGGACAGAGAAACAATTGTGTTGCTTGCAGCCAGAGCATCCAGACTGGAGAGCTCC ATCCTAAATCTGTGCCAAGAGAAGGATCAGATTGCTGGAAAAGTTCataccatcattggcaaatttgCTGAAAGAGGCTTGCGATCCCTTGGAGTAGCATTTCAG GAAGTACCTGAAAAGACTAAGGACAGTCCAGGAGGTCCTTGGAAATTTTGTGGGTTGTTGGCCTTGTTTGATCCTCCTAGACATGATAGTGCTGAGACCATCCGTAGAGCACTTAACCTTGGAGTTGATGTTAAGATGATTACAG GTGATCAGCTGGCAATTGCGAAGGAGACAGGAAGAAGACTTGGCATGGGAACAAACATGTACCCCTCTTCATCGCTTTTGGGTCGCGACAAGGATGAAAATGAGGCTCTTCCAGTGGATGAGCTCCTTGAGAAGGCAGATGGCTTTGTTGGTGTATTCCC CAGACACAAATATGAGATTGTGAAAATCCTACAAGAAAAGAAGCATGTTGTTGGGATGACTGGAGATGGTGTAAATGATACTCCTGCCTTAAAGAAAGCAGATATTGGTATAGCAGTGGCAGATTCTACTGATGCTGCAAGAAGTGCTGCAGATTTGGTGTTAACAGAGCCGGGTTTAAGTGTGATTGTCAGTGGTGTCTTAACTAGCAGAGCTATATTCAAAAGAATGAAGAACTACACA ATATATGCCGTCTCCATAACCATTCGTATGGTG CTTGGTTTTGTGCTTCTAGCCCTGATATGGGAATATGACTTCCCACCTTTCATGGTTCTGATCATAGCAATACTCAATGATG ATCGGGTTAAGCCATTTCCAAGGCCTGACAGTTGGAAGCTCCCTGAGATATTTGCAACTGGTATTGTCATTGGGACATACCTTGCCTTGGTCACAGTCATGTTTTACTGGGTTGTGATTGACACTAATTGCTTTGAG AGAACCTTCCATGTAAGATCTCTGTCTAGCAATACAGAAGAAGTTTCCTCTGCTGTATATCTGCAAGTCAGCATCATCGGCCAGGCTCTCATATTTGTTACGCGTAGTCAAAGTTGGTCGTTTATGGAGAGGCCTGGGGTTCTCTTGATGTGTGCATTTGTGGTGGCTCAACTGATAAGTTTTAGTCAATCAATGCTCCAATAA
- the LOC110634641 gene encoding cell division control protein 1-like isoform X2: MLKLSMEHIFILSSPRHPQENLASVTWEFVKNVSTDIQLVPRVLLTDIPLYRRHDTLCGPHRSSPIINQALIVSGHDHDQCTVVHDSKFGPVTEPTLGTISWQRGNLYPSFMLLSVSNSANANVSTPEDPLISQPCFLPQQTHIYIWGNAVIRPTARKNISQEMEVSMNFDINVEVGNDPNIKLPHRTSKSKTSIIIQRLMRTFRKVTVIAAVNVPIYMMLLFKDWIDQ, encoded by the exons ATGCTCAAACTCTCGATG GAGCATATCTTTATTTTGTCATCACCACGCCACCCACAAGAAAATTTGGCTTCTGTGACTTGGGAGTTTGTAAAAAATGTTTCTACAG ACATTCAATTAGTTCCAAGGGTTTTATTGACCGATATTCCATTGTATCGGAGGCATGATACTCTTTGTGGCCCTCACCGTAGTTCTCCAATCATCAATCAG GCATTAATTGTATCAGGACATGATCATGACCAGTGTACAGTGGTACATGACTCAAAATTTGGGCCCGTAACAGAG CCCACTTTAGGGACCATAAGCTGGCAGCGGGGAAACTTGTATCCATCTTTCATGCTATTATCTGTTAGTAACTCAGCAAATGCCAATGTTTCCACTCCAGAAGATCCATTAATTTCTCAACCATGCTTTCTTCCACAGCAAACGCACATTTACATATG GGGTAATGCTGTGATACGGCCAACAGCAAGAAAAAACATTTCTCAGGAGATGGAGGTTTCTATGAACTTCGACATCAATGTAGAGGTTGGAAATGATCCAAACATAAAATTACCACATAGAACAAGCAAATCAAAGACAAGTATCATTATCCAAAGACTAATGAGGACCTTCAGAAAGGTGACAGTCATTGCTGCGGTAAATGTACCTATATACATGATGTTGCTCTTCAAAGACTGGATCGACCAGTGA
- the LOC110634641 gene encoding uncharacterized protein C630.12-like isoform X4 gives MILFVALTVVLQSSIRYQNYVTEESSYKLLELVKSVNHFHVLDSSYGYNVCFNRGAVFSLHPCAWQPNAYQFALIVSGHDHDQCTVVHDSKFGPVTEPTLGTISWQRGNLYPSFMLLSVSNSANANVSTPEDPLISQPCFLPQQTHIYIWYLSLVVLTLLTLLFWPTSGG, from the exons ATGATACTCTTTGTGGCCCTCACCGTAGTTCTCCAATCATCAATCAG GTACCAGAATTATGTTACTGAGGAATCCTCGTACAAATTGCTGGAGTTAGTGAAGTCTGTAAATCACTTTCATGTCCTTGATTCATCCTATGGATACAATGTTTGCTTTAATAGGGGTGCAGTGTTTTCTTTGCATCCGTGTGCATGGCAGCCAAATGCTTATCAGTTT GCATTAATTGTATCAGGACATGATCATGACCAGTGTACAGTGGTACATGACTCAAAATTTGGGCCCGTAACAGAG CCCACTTTAGGGACCATAAGCTGGCAGCGGGGAAACTTGTATCCATCTTTCATGCTATTATCTGTTAGTAACTCAGCAAATGCCAATGTTTCCACTCCAGAAGATCCATTAATTTCTCAACCATGCTTTCTTCCACAGCAAACGCACATTTACATATG GTATCTTTCCCTCGTTGTTCTGACCCTACTTACTCTCCTCTTTTGGCCAACTAGTGGG GGGTAA
- the LOC110634641 gene encoding uncharacterized protein C630.12-like isoform X5 yields MILFVALTVVLQSSIRYQNYVTEESSYKLLELVKSALIVSGHDHDQCTVVHDSKFGPVTEPTLGTISWQRGNLYPSFMLLSVSNSANANVSTPEDPLISQPCFLPQQTHIYIWYLSLVVLTLLTLLFWPTSGG; encoded by the exons ATGATACTCTTTGTGGCCCTCACCGTAGTTCTCCAATCATCAATCAG GTACCAGAATTATGTTACTGAGGAATCCTCGTACAAATTGCTGGAGTTAGTGAAGTCT GCATTAATTGTATCAGGACATGATCATGACCAGTGTACAGTGGTACATGACTCAAAATTTGGGCCCGTAACAGAG CCCACTTTAGGGACCATAAGCTGGCAGCGGGGAAACTTGTATCCATCTTTCATGCTATTATCTGTTAGTAACTCAGCAAATGCCAATGTTTCCACTCCAGAAGATCCATTAATTTCTCAACCATGCTTTCTTCCACAGCAAACGCACATTTACATATG GTATCTTTCCCTCGTTGTTCTGACCCTACTTACTCTCCTCTTTTGGCCAACTAGTGGG GGGTAA
- the LOC110634641 gene encoding uncharacterized protein LOC110634641 isoform X1 yields MILFVALTVVLQSSIRYQNYVTEESSYKLLELVKSVNHFHVLDSSYGYNVCFNRGAVFSLHPCAWQPNAYQFALIVSGHDHDQCTVVHDSKFGPVTEPTLGTISWQRGNLYPSFMLLSVSNSANANVSTPEDPLISQPCFLPQQTHIYIWGNAVIRPTARKNISQEMEVSMNFDINVEVGNDPNIKLPHRTSKSKTSIIIQRLMRTFRKVTVIAAVNVPIYMMLLFKDWIDQ; encoded by the exons ATGATACTCTTTGTGGCCCTCACCGTAGTTCTCCAATCATCAATCAG GTACCAGAATTATGTTACTGAGGAATCCTCGTACAAATTGCTGGAGTTAGTGAAGTCTGTAAATCACTTTCATGTCCTTGATTCATCCTATGGATACAATGTTTGCTTTAATAGGGGTGCAGTGTTTTCTTTGCATCCGTGTGCATGGCAGCCAAATGCTTATCAGTTT GCATTAATTGTATCAGGACATGATCATGACCAGTGTACAGTGGTACATGACTCAAAATTTGGGCCCGTAACAGAG CCCACTTTAGGGACCATAAGCTGGCAGCGGGGAAACTTGTATCCATCTTTCATGCTATTATCTGTTAGTAACTCAGCAAATGCCAATGTTTCCACTCCAGAAGATCCATTAATTTCTCAACCATGCTTTCTTCCACAGCAAACGCACATTTACATATG GGGTAATGCTGTGATACGGCCAACAGCAAGAAAAAACATTTCTCAGGAGATGGAGGTTTCTATGAACTTCGACATCAATGTAGAGGTTGGAAATGATCCAAACATAAAATTACCACATAGAACAAGCAAATCAAAGACAAGTATCATTATCCAAAGACTAATGAGGACCTTCAGAAAGGTGACAGTCATTGCTGCGGTAAATGTACCTATATACATGATGTTGCTCTTCAAAGACTGGATCGACCAGTGA
- the LOC110634640 gene encoding tyrosine-sulfated glycopeptide receptor 1-like, which translates to MMGTMAIDVKATNFILLDCSTNPLIKPSARRSSSSLVMVLSALVLTVLLFLHPSLTAAACNQDDHDSLLPFFSNISSSSPFNWSSSTDCCLWEGVECSGIDGRVTGLALPSRGLSGVLYQSLANLTHLSYLNLSHNRFSGPIPAGFFSLNDLQILDLSYNRLHGELPSNDNNNTKMALQIVDLSSNHFNGVIPSNSFLQVAGNLSTFNVSNNSFAGQIPPDICLVSFRSMTILDFSYNDFSGNIPSGIGECSSLRIFSAGFNNLSGTIPDDIYKAVLLEQLSLPLNSLSGPISDAVANLNKLRILDLYSNHLIGTISRNIGKLSNLKQLQLHINNLTGSLPPSLMTCTKLVTLNLRVNLLEGELSAFDFSNLSQLSILDLGNNNFTGNLPNTLYSCKSLTAVRLAYNQFGGQILPEIQKLESLSFLSVSYNNLTNLTGAIQIMMGCKNLTTLILSVNFFNEKIPDDEYIRDSNGFQNLQVLSLGASQLSGEVPNWLAKLKNLEVLDLSVNRITGSIPSWLSGLPNLFYIDLSRNLLSGELPKELAGLRTLASQGANELVDRSYLPLPVFAQPNNATYQQYNQLSNLPPAIYLGNNSLSGDIPAELGQLKFLHVLDLSNNNFSGNIPDQISNLTNLEKLDLSENNLSGEIPASLKGLHFLSSFSVANNDLQGPIPSGGQFDTFPSSSFTGNPGLCGTILQRSCSNPSVPVNPTATDKSTNMKLVVGLVLGVFFGTGLLIATLALWILSKRRIIPGGDSDNIEMDTISSNSYSGFHPGTVKDTDLVILFPNNTDEIRDLTISELLKATDNFNQANIVGCGGFGLVYKATLANGTKVAVKKLSGEMGLMEREFKAEVEALSTAQHENLVSLQGYCVHQSFRLLIYSYMENGSLDYWLHEKADGASQLDWPTRLKIARGASCGLAYMHQICEPHIVHRDIKSSNILLDEKFEARVADFGLSRLILPYHTHVTTELVGTLGYIPPEYGQAWVATFRGDVYSFGVVMLELLTGKRPVEVFKPKMSRELVGWVQQMRREGKQDQVFDPFLKGKGFDDEMLQVLDVACMCVNQNPVKRPTIQEVVDWLKNVGTDRNQNKI; encoded by the coding sequence ATGATGGGAACGATGGCGATAGATGTTAAAGCCACCAACTTTATTCTTCTTGATTGCTCCACAAATCCACTGATCAAACCAAGTGCAAGAAGATCCTCCTCCTCCCTGGTCATGGTCTTGTCTGCTCTTGTATTGACCGTGTTACTATTTCTGCATCCTTCCCTCACTGCTGCTGCTTGCAACCAAGATGATCATGATTCTCTATTACCCTTCTTTTCAAACATATCATCTTCTTCTCCTTTCAATTGGTCTTCTTCCACTGATTGCTGCCTTTGGGAAGGAGTTGAGTGTAGCGGAATTGATGGTCGAGTGACTGGTCTTGCGCTACCTTCTAGAGGCCTCAGTGGTGTTCTCTACCAATCTCTTGCCAACCTCACTCACCTCTCTTACCTCAATCTGTCCCATAATCGCTTCTCAGGTCCTATCCCGGCTGGATTTTTCTCTCTTAATGATCTCCAGATTCTTGATCTCAGTTACAATCGTCTTCATGGGGAATTACCATCCAATGACAATAATAACACTAAGATGGCCCTCCAAATAGTGGATTTGTCCAGCAACCACTTCAATGGCGTAATTCCATCCAACTCATTTCTGCAGGTAGCTGGGAATTTGAGTACATTCAACGTCAGCAACAATAGCTTCGCAGGCCAAATTCCACCCGACATCTGCCTTGTTTCTTTTCGCTCCATGACCATCCTTGACTTCTCCTACAATGATTTCAGCGGCAATATTCCCTCAGGGATAGGTGAATGTTCCAGTTTGCGGATTTTCTCTGCAGGTTTCAATAATCTCTCTGGGACGATTCCTGATGATATTTACAAGGCTGTCTTGCTCGAACAACTATCCTTACCTCTCAACAGCCTTTCTGGTCCCATCAGTGATGCCGTAGCGAACCTCAATAAGCTCAGGATTCTTGATCTCTATTCCAATCATTTGATCGGCACAATATCCCGGAATATTGGCAAACTCTCCAACTTGAAACAGCTGCAGCTTCACATCAACAATCTCACAGGTTCATTGCCTCCATCTCTGATGACCTGTACCAAACTAGTGACGTTAAATTTGCGGGTCAACCTCTTGGAAGGGGAGCTCTCTGCCTTTGATTTCTCCAATCTCTCCCAGCTTAGCATCCTCGATCTTGGTAACAATAACTTTACAGGTAATTTGCCCAACACCCTTTATTCATGTAAATCGTTGACTGCTGTTAGACTTGCCTATAACCAGTTCGGGGGACAGATCTTACCTGAAATACAAAAGCTGGAATCACTGTCTTTCCTGTCAGTTTCTTACAACAACTTAACCAACCTTACTGGGGCTATCCAAATCATGATGGGTTGCAAGAACCTCACTACTTTGATTCTCTCAGtgaatttttttaatgaaaagatACCAGATGATGAATACATAAGAGATTCAAATGGATTCCAGAATCTCCAGGTTCTAAGCCTGGGTGCTTCCCAACTTTCTGGTGAGGTGCCCAACTGGTTAGCCAAGCTCAAGAACCTTGAGGTTTTGGACCTGTCTGTTAATCGAATCACAGGTTCTATTCCCAGTTGGTTGAGTGGTCTACCAAACCTTTTCTACATAGATTTGTCCCGCAACCTTCTGTCAGGAGAATTACCCAAGGAACTTGCAGGATTGCGTACATTAGCATCGCAAGGAGCTAATGAACTAGTTGACCGCAGTTATCTACCACTGCCTGTCTTTGCCCAGCCCAATAATGCTACCTATCAGCAGTACAATCAGCTCTCTAACCTGCCACCAGCTATATATCTGGGAAACAACAGCCTCAGTGGTGATATCCCTGCAGAGTTGGGACAACTTAAGTTTCTGCATGTGCTGGATCTCAGTAATAACAACTTCTCAGGAAATATTCCAgatcaaatatcaaacctcaCCAACTTAGAGAAATTGGATCTCTCTGAAAACAACTTGTCTGGAGAAATCCCTGCATCACTGAAAGGTCTGCATTTCTTGTCTTCATTCAGTGTTGCGAATAATGATCTCCAAGGACCTATACCATCTGGAGGTCAGTTTGATACTTTCCCCAGTTCCAGCTTTACAGGGAATCCAGGGCTATGTGGTACAATTCTACAGCGTTCTTGTTCCAATCCATCAGTACCTGTCAATCCTACTGCAACTGATAAAAGCACAAACATGAAACTTGTTGTTGGACTAGTACTTGGGGTCTTTTTTGGGACTGGTTTACTTATCGCCACACTAGCACTGTGGATATTGTCCAAGAGAAGGATCATTCCAGGAGGGGACTCTGACAACATAGAGATGGATACAATTTCTAGCAACTCTTATTCTGGATTTCATCCTGGGACTGTCAAGGACACTGACCTAGTTATATTGTTCCCAAACAATACTGATGAGATCAGGGATCTAACCATATCTGAGCTCTTAAAAGCCACTGACAATTTCAATCAAGCAAATATTGTTGGCTGTGGGGGTTTTGGTTTGGTCTATAAAGCAACACTGGCAAATGGGACAAAGGTGGCAGTTAAGAAACTCTCAGGAGAGATGGGTCTCAtggaaagggaattcaaagcagAGGTAGAGGCTCTGTCCACAGCCCAGCACGAGAACCTTGTTTCTTTGCAAGGTTATTGTGTGCATCAGAGCTTTCGGCTGCTTATATATTCCTATATGGAGAATGGAAGCCTGGATTACTGGTTGCATGAGAAGGCTGATGGTGCATCCCAACTAGATTGGCCAACTCGACTGAAGATTGCAAGGGGAGCAAGTTGTGGTCTGGCTTACATGCACCAGATATGTGAGCCACATATTGTGCATCGTGACATCAAGTCCAGCAACATCCTTCTTGATGAGAAGTTCGAAGCACGTGTAGCAGATTTTGGATTGTCCAGGTTGATTCTTCCTTATCATACTCATGTTACAACTGAACTTGTTGGTACACTGGGTTACATTCCTCCAGAGTATGGGCAAGCCTGGGTAGCCACATTTAGGGGAGACGTGTACAGTTTTGGGGTTGTTATGCTTGAGTTGCTCACTGGGAAGAGGCCTGTAGAGGTGTTCAAGCCAAAGATGTCTAGAGAACTGGTTGGCTGGGTCCAGCAAATGAGGAGAGAGGGTAAACAAGACCAAGTCTTCGATCCTTTCCTGAAAGGAAAGGGCTTCGATGATGAGATGCTGCAAGTGCTAGATGTGGCCTGCATGTGTGTGAACCAAAACCCAGTCAAGAGGCCAACCATCCAGGAAGTTGTTGATTGGCTAAAGAATGTGGGCACAGACAGAAACCAAAATAAGATTTAG
- the LOC110634602 gene encoding triacylglycerol lipase OBL1 translates to MPILPINTFIVLLAHPILNIALNKVKKKSGSEASEKPKAMATNVTCSSPNFLIVNPDKGSKRDIFKYLVANSTKSGMNFLDSSEETVKGGAAVDHRWILLVSIIVRRILALINTPLKYFGDLVDFFLNLLSQNGGFSGIFNNFLKGQLRIPRRGTETFISTIGQLDGRIDLYKTVFLAEKVDDSVALDANNIRSELGNRYLMDLCIMASKLVYENEKVIKNVVENHWKMHFEAFYNCWNENQKESNTQVFMFTDKPKDANLIVISFRGTEPFNAQDWSTDFDFSWYEVPKVGKLHIGFLEAMGLGCRGDANTFQNHLQRKHTSFMHLNGESVGSFMEMAKKSAYYAVSMKLKNLLREHKNAKFVVTGHSLGGALAILFPCVLAIQEETEMIHRLLNIYTFGQPRIGDVHLGTFMEAHLNYPVNRYYRVVYCNDMVPRVPFDDKIFAFKHFGVCLYYDSRYFGRFMDDEPNRNFFGLKHVIPMRLNALWEIFRSFVISHTHGPEYHESWFCTFFRLMGLVLPGVSAHSPIDYVNSVRLGRERTFPLSTLKSFARKS, encoded by the exons ATGCCAATTCTACCTATAAATACTTTCATAGTTCTCCTTGCTCACCCCATCTTGAACATAGCCTTGAATAAAGTGAAGAAAAAAAGTGGTAGTGAAGCAAGTGAGAAGCCAAAAGCCATGGCCACTAATGTTACTTGTTCTAGTCCAAACTTCCTGATAGTAAACCCAGATAAGGGAAGCAAAAGAGACATATTCAAGTACTTGGTGGCGAATAGCACAAAGAGTGGAATGAACTTCTTGGATAGCTCAGAGGAGACAGTTAAGGGAGGTGCAGCAGTTGATCACAGGTGGATTTTGTTGGTGTCCATTATCGTTCGCAGGATCCTTGCCCTTATTAACACCCCATTGAAATACTTTGGCGATTTGGTTGATTTCTTTCTCAACCTTCTTTCCCAGAATGGTGGCTTCTCTGGCATATTTAATAACTTTCTTAAGG GTCAGCTGAGGATACCACGTAGAGGCACAGAGACTTTTATAAGCACGATTGGGCAATTGGATGGACGGATAGACCTATACAAGACTGTATTCTTGGCTGAGAAAGTAGATGATTCAGTTGCTTTGGATGCAAATAACATAAGATCAGAATTGGGCAATCGATATCTTATGGACCTTTGTATTATGGCATCCAAGCTTGTTTATGAGAATGAGAAAGTTATTAAAAATGTTGTCGAAAATCACTGGAAG ATGCATTTCGAGGCCTTCTACAACTGCTGGAATG AAAACCAAAAGGAGAGCAATACCCAAGTGTTCATGTTTACTGACAAACCCAAAGATGCAAACTTGATAGTGATCAGCTTCAGAGGCACAGAACCTTTCAATGCGCAAGATTGGAGTACTGATTTCGATTTCTCTTGGTATGAGGTTCCAAAAGTGGGAAAACTCCACATCGGATTCTTAGAAGCCATGGGTTTGGGTTGCAGAGGAGATGCTAACACCTTCCAAAATCACCTTCAGAGGAAGCATACAAGTTTCATGCATTTAAACGGTGAGTCTGTGGGGTCCTTTATGGAAATGGCGAAGAAGAGTGCGTACTATGCTGTGTCGATGAAACTCAAGAACTTACTGAGGGAGCACAAGAATGCAAAATTTGTTGTCACTGGACATAGCTTAGGTGGGGCACTGGCTATATTATTCCCTTGCGTGCTGGCGATACAAGAGGAGACGGAGATGATCCACAGGTTGCTAAATATTTACACATTTGGGCAGCCAAGGATCGGGGACGTACACCTAGGTACATTCATGGAAGCCCATTTAAACTACCCAGTTAATAGATACTACAGGGTAGTTTACTGCAATGATATGGTGCCTAGGGTGCCTTTCGATGACAAGATCTTCGCCTTCAAGCACTTCGGAGTCTGCCTTTACTATGACAGCCGGTACTTTGGCCGA TTTATGGATGACGAACCGAACAGAAATTTCTTTGGATTGAAGCACGTTATCCCTATGAGGTTGAATGCCCTGtgggaaatcttcaggagtttTGTGATAAGCCACACACATGGACCAGAGTATCATGAGAGTTGGTTCTGCACATTTTTCAGGTTAATGGGGCTGGTGCTCCCTGGAGTTTCTGCGCATAGTCCTATAGATTATGTCAACTCCGTCAGGCTTGGAAGGGAGCGCACGTTTCCATTGTCCACTTTGAAAAGCTTCGCTCGCAAATCATAA